Sequence from the Solea senegalensis isolate Sse05_10M linkage group LG1, IFAPA_SoseM_1, whole genome shotgun sequence genome:
ttttctttttgtttggtttctcttGTTCTTGTTCAATCAAGTCGCCTGCAGGTACATATTCAGGACTGGTGAACTCATCCTTTTCATTTCCAGGCCCAGTCCCTTCATTCTTCttagttctttctttcttgctctttgttttctgtataACAGGCCCCTCCTCTTTATGTACACTCTTTCGTGGGCTGTTATTTGTCCCCATTTCTGTTGAAACGTCTTTATCTGTGCTGGAACTGCTGCCATGCTTCTGTCTCctactggtgtttttttttgggatgGTAAACAAAAGAGGAACATCATCCTCCAAAATCAGAAAGTTATCCTCTGGTTCAGCAGGAAGGGGAGGGGTTTTTACTGGCGTTGGCAGtttcctaaaataaaaaaaacatttattttctacatAATACAATGGTTATTATATCCACAAATTACACATGAGTTAATTGTGCTTGTGTTAATCTCATCTTACCTTGCAGGTCTGGGCTGTCCAGCATCTCTAAGTTTCTGTAGGAAAGCAGGTATGTCTTTTCCTGCCCCGGTGGACGCGTCTACCTGCAACTGGCCACAGAGACCTGTTGACGGTTTGTCCAGAGAAACATGTTCAGACTCCTTTCTCACTGCTGGAATGGGTTTGCTACGGTTTTCTTGCCTGATAcaacaaaaatgagaaaaaggaATCACTTACAACATTTTTCATATTGCCAGACTCACAAACCAATGATTACAGTTAAAAAGTCACTACTTACATTGATGTTTTTCCTTTGCCCTTTGAGGTTTGAGGTTTCTCCTGCGTTTTTTCTGTGctacagacaaaaataaatgtacacatgtacattCGTACAACACCAGATACAGACGTAGTGTTTGCGGCAAACtattatgtaaaaaaattaaaaagcacTTACAGTGGCCCATCCACCTTGTTTTTGTGACAGGATACTGTGGGTTTTCTTAGAGAAAACTTGCATGGCGGAGAGTTCAGCACAGAGTCACTAGCAGAGGTAAATTTGCAGCAGACTAAGTGAACAAATTACTGTCAAGAATTAATAGAAGAAATTATAGATTTTTAATAACTCATTTACATACCCACTCAATGGGTATTTCTGGGCAGTCAATGACTCTGTTGTtgcctctttctttccttcatctTCACAGTCGAAGAGTATTGGGGATGCAAGTGTTCTTCCAATGATTTCCTCTTCCACATGTTCCGCAACCATATTTTCAATAGGGCTGGATGTCTTTACTGGCCCAGGCATTTGAAAAtctcaaataaagacaaaaaaaacaccttcacaatgacaatatttaataaatgtattccgtgtatatttcaaaatataagtttAAATATCTTACCAGTGCCTAGTTTCGGACTGATTAACCTTTTTGCAGGAAGCAGGACATTTCCTTCAGGTCCCTTAAGAGTTAAGAAAAATAAGTATTGAGATAAATGTGTCAAACTGTGtcatacttaaaataaaaaaggcacaACCCCATGATAGGATGTACTGTAGATATTTTTTTCAACAAGCACAGTGAAGCAATGGAAGACCTCTGTCTAACGAAGCTGTCCAACAATACTAGACATTATGCATGAACATTTTTAAGAGTACATGGCAGACAGTAGGAATAAAATCTCTCTATGAAAGAAtacctagttattttcagcccTTTCTATAgttagtgttgtagtcaagaccacgtaaaccgagaccaagtcgagaccaagaccacagcgtatcaagaccaagacaagaccaagactttgaggggtcgagaccgagacaagaccaagaccgttAGCGTCGTTTTGCAGAATTTACATgttgcgctgtgttttcttttgtaggtatttatgcacaaaaagtctttttggttcaggtaaccaaattttattatagatgagttggctgacatcttctcacagcctcttctcctgtcactcacatgcacttttgtggggcGCATGTGAAAGGGGACGGGAGGGGTGACAGCCGTTAacggtgacaaaaatttcaaatgataaatgagtcaaatTATTGGTTGTACCTGAAGCAATACGATTTGCacaaaatcacaataataatgatattaacaagttaatccaaaaatgcacaggcaatttattgatatccccacagttgtgaTCTTGAAATAATATCAAGAGTCCGAGACAAGACCGAGTAAAAATGCAGACCCATCTCGAGTACTACAATACTATCTATAGTAGTAAACAGTAAAGGCCAATATTTCACATATGTTGACTATGTGGTAAAACAGAACACCATTTCGACTGTGCGCAACATGACAATCTGTAATTgatgcaaattaaaaatgtgccaCTTGGCTAAAAATCACCTTTTGACATTGTGCAGATTTTACAAAGTCCCGTGGAGACAGGGAAGCCTCTCCACCACTGTGTTGTGTATCAGTGTCAGAACTCTTTTGCTGAGGAGATGAGGAAACCTGGCTGTCACAGTGTGAGGATGAATCTAAAAAGTACAGTTAAGTACAGGTTTAATAAAATACGAGAgtaacagcaaaaataaaaaattaattcacaaaatacacaactcACCCATGTCATCAAACATCCTATCAACATCTCCCAATGTCATTACATCTGCCCATGGTTTAGGCcgactaaaaataaaaaggttaatGTTAAAATAGAAGTaagaatattaaataataaaaaacatgcaTCGCTCACTAGCCAAACTGAAACAGTGTGTGAATAGTGCAAcaattttaacacaaaaaatcACATGTTCAGATGTACCTTTCTTTATTTATGGTGTACCAGAGCTTCCTCCTTGGTCTCTTCTGAAAAGACAACAAGTGTAGAGAAAGAAACGTACATTAAACATACTTAAACACGTTTAAGGTATATGAAGTATATccaaaatgcaaagaaaaatatgGACATAGCAGTTGAAGATGAAATTACTAATTTATTATtacttctttgctccatacaacaaagacatcaaagaaatattaatcaatagattaatctgtcgattattttctcaattaatcgaggactcgtttggtctataaaatgtcacaaaatgttgaaaactgaaaatgatgatgttctcaaatttcttgttttgtccaacttTCTTGTGCTAGTACGACAAATCGTTTTGATCATACAGCGATACAACTTCACTATAATTGACTTAgatcaataaattaaaaactgaatgtTATATCAAATGTATCAGCAAAATACCACCACATTAACTATGAAGCATCCAAATCACCGACTACGACCTCCTAACTAAGGAAGGCTGGAGTGAAAGCAACACACATCTTTTAACAAGAGAACGTTCCTTTTACAGTATTACACTATGTTGGCTAATTTTTGCTCAAATGTGAGTGTAGTAGCTGATGGATCAGCCCCCTTTCTCGGTTTTGGGCCAAATAACAGTGCGTTTGTTtaactcttcctcttctgaAACACAACGAAACTTACTTACCAATATAACGTTTTTCGTCTCCATTGTTTTTTCTTACCAGCTGCCTCTTTTTAACGGCAACGTAAAGCCACTGTTTCCGACACCGCGAGACAAGCTAACTGCGAGTTAGCTACCATTCCGTTTTCAGAGAcaaattgtgtttgtaaaaacaaaaaacttacgTTAGtaataaacatacatttgtgcAAAACGCTGGTTGAACTTTCATGGAAGCTAAAGTTAGCCTTAGCAAAAACAATGGCGGTGTTTATGCTTTGAAATTAGCCCGCGGACTTCAATGAAGGAAGTCTTAGCTTTTGTGGCTTGCTGTCCCGGGAGAAGCCTGTCAGGTAGCTCTATCGCGAGCGAACTGTTTGAGGATATAACATTtaactaaaattgaaaatatataaaaaaaaaataggaagaAAAACGTAGTTGTCTGGAATGTGGGGATCTATTTGAGCATACCTCAAACTGGTTTGCTATATATTTTATGCCTGACAGACATCAGTCTGGGCCAAAAcacatattatattttcttcttctacgCTTTATTTTCCAACAAACTGTACTCAAATCGAGGGCCTTGCGTTGCTGCCACCTGTTGGGTTATCAGCGAAGAGCATGGCCAACGCAATCCTACACAGGCGCTCTGTGGACATTTTGAGATACTGCATTTTCATATAATCAAACAAAAAGAGGATATGGGCTCAAGAGTAACATAGACATGAAAATAGAAGCTCTGGTTAAGTGTGCTCAAGCTCAATGGCCGGGTAAATAAAAGTCTTTtcaagtcattttatttatactaCTTAACAGATGAACcgatatatatgtatttgtatttgtatatatatatatgtgtgtgtgtatatctatgtgtatatatatatatatatatatatatacgtgtgcatgtgtgtgtgccccttgattattattttactgcatTACTatattgtaacatttaaataaagtatgaTAACTAATCTTTATTGGCTTTATTGTATGATACTTTTGTGTAAAGTATATACTTCTATATTCTGACTTTTATTCAGATTGTTCTTGTCAGTAGGCTATGatgcatgaaaaataaattagtTTTAGTGTCTGAAGTGGTAGAGCTCTGCTGTGAGGTTCCCTCCGATGACCGCAAAGGGTAAGCCGGGAAAGGGGCGTCCGGTGGTAGCCAGGCATAACAACTTTGTCAGACGACGCATAGCAACGACATTTTCAAACGACACATAGTAGTAACGACACATCAAGACAACACGTAGTAACGACACATAGTAATGACGTAAAGACACTGTCAAACAACATGTTCCAACGACATTGCCAAACTACACATCAAGACAACACACCATAACACACCTCATAATGACACTGTCATCCTAACACATATgcttaccttaacctaaccacaactcaaatcttagcccttaacttaaagaccaggttttggtctcgaAAAGAGGACTacagtcctgacaaggtcagtgtttttgttgccaGAAAATGGTCATAAATACACTGCACTGTTCTGcctgtaaaataaaattctcTTGATGTTGTACAAGACAGGCACAAGAATAAAACACCGCTCTTTCACGATGTTCAGTTAATCATTGACCATTAATGGAAAGGACAAGCTCTTGTTTGGTCCCACCTGTTGGACTATAAATTATAAAATCCTGTTACCAAACATGACGTCTGGGACAAAGTCTTGCGACTGTTAGGGTTACATGTTTGGAATTATATCAGTTATCAAACACAATCATCGTGGCAGATAGGACTATGCTGAAAACACAGTAGTTGCTGGTTATttaacaaactttattttatattttttaattttttaaagtgcaaaataaaacgtccccttctctctctctctctctctctcttgtcattATGACAAAAGTCTTATTTGTGcgttgtttatatttaaaaaaaaaaaaatttctggTGTAAAAATGCACTCTGCTAGACTTATTCtgcaaaacaatacaacaattgCACAGAATAGTGAAAACGACATGCAAGCAGTGTGCACGGAAACTCTTCATCGCGGCCTCAGCAGTCTGGTTGTGTGGTTTCTTGTCGTAATAATGAACATTTGTATTGTCTTGAATACAAGTTGAActgtacacacagtatatcgCTCTTTCTCTAGCAGGTGCAATGTTTTTACTATGGGGATCCTTTAGGGGACCGTAGGAAAAAGTGTGTAAAATCTCAAAACCTTGTGTTTCCGTGTAGACAACGAACAGGCTGCTGCGAATGCGCTgccattcagtgtgtgtgtgtgtctgactctcCGCCCGCAGTAAATATAGTTAGATTTCCTTCtcgtaaagtaaagtaaaatttTCGCTACATTTTCACACGGAAATGACGCAAACCGTAaacttaaacaaacagacataatTTTCCCTTTCTGTCCTTTGGCTCGACCTTGACAGCTCTGCCTTGTGACTGGTTAACTGAACGGCCTCTTTGTGACCTTCACATGACTGATAATTAGTTGGCTCGGagaagtcaaaggtcaaaagtAAAGTTCATCCCCGAGGTCTATCTCAAGGGTACTTCaggtgtcggacgtcgcgctcacttgtgctagaactgtatcgtGGAGAAGTGCTAAAAGACAAACTGAAGACAGTCCGTCTGGAGCAATTACtggtgagtgaatgggtgaactGCTGATAAAGTACACTAAGGGATGTGATATCATCACAGCATTTGAGAAAGAATGATGCTATTCATGGCTCTGGTGTGTCTTTGAGACATATGTTTAGAACATGCCAGAACCTGTTTTTACCCCACAGTTCAGCCACTGATTTCTAACATATACaactattttatatatacatgtataaatactgtataaacatGGCTACATGAGTAAGTTGAGAATGTGAGAAAACAttgacagttttctttttacGACATGTACTGCACTGAGATAGAAATGTATACAAGATAAGAGACACACGTGACGCCGTCGTGTTAGTTACACAAGTGGTTATTGTATAAAAACGTGCTTCCCCCCAGGCTCTGCACAGTTACTCTTGCACCTCACACTGGGAGTAGGAGGAGCACAGaaaggtatgtttttgtttgacttaTTGACTCAACACTCAAAAGCTAGAACTTGGAATATCTTTCTGTACGGACTCGGAATGCGCTAAGGTGATTATCATcgattatttataattatattacaaTTATCAGCATGCTTGAACAACAGTAACAAGAGTATTTACCAGGGGCAAAATTCACAAAgggtcataataagtattgtgcTTCCCATagaaacccaacaaaagatgccattttaacccttagagctCACACAGAACAGATCCATGCCACAACTGCACTCTTGGAAAATTGCctctttatattttaaaaaataaatacccATCATATGTGAACCCAAAAGgcttatgtatgaaataaataaacaaagacaagcACATTTCCGTGACAATTTGAGTTTGCTTTAGTTACcttctgtaaacacacaattgcGTGTCAGTCAGTTTTAACTCCAGTTaatgttttttcacttttagttttcattcatttcaatgaACGATATAATAACCTTGATCTGAATTATAGACGCTCTGTGATTTCAAATTCTTTGGGttgattttaaagcttttacCCAAAGTTGCTGAAACATTTTGGAGAAGATGActaaaagtgggaaaaaaataataataatctgaagcgTTTAAAGTGAATCAGGTACGGCACACCCACCAtgttcctgtcctctctctttaTAATCAGGCAGTAAAAGTAATGTACAAGAAGCTCGTCCACTGGCATCACTGTCATACTCAAAAAATAACAATCTGGCTTAGTTTTCACAGCTTTCCAAAGTTCTGTTTTCTTGAAATTGGTAAGTGTGTCAATAATCTTGTGCCAGATTTATCCATAGACGAGACAGTAAGAGAAGGTTAAATGTTGTCATAAATCAGAGCTGtggacattttttatttagctTAAACTATTTGTTATCGTATGGTGTGATTGTTGCATTGTCATGTAATTGCAGTGTTTTCTATCATGTATTTTACATACAAAACTATGGGGACTGGAGTTGCAAATTTGGTTCCATGCTCTGTCATTGtgcaatcaaacaaataaaacacttcattttgGTGATGGGCACGAGGTTTGACTTTTACATCACGTGTCATTTATCGCAGTACCACAATGGGAGAACACAATTTACCACGTCTTGCTGCGATACTGCTTTCTCTCGTGTGCTACGCAATAAGTTTGGTGTTCAACGGGCTGTCGGCGGTCGGCATAGGTAAGTCTacttttaatgtatatatatataagtatatatatacatggtgTCATTTTGATGACTCTAAAATGCCGCCcatgatttacatttaatttaatttctccGTTCAGATCCTTATACGTCCACGACAGGCAACGTGTCTGCTGTGTTTGACACGCAGATCACACCTTCAGGATGGACCTTCAGCATCTGGAGTGTCATCTACATCTGGCTCACGGCCATGATTATCTACATCCTCTCAGGTCTTTGCCGAAAGTAAGGGGCCaacattttacactttaaatgcTACGTCGGTATCTGAGAATTTAAACTGTACAAAACATGCCTGTTAAAAACCAACACGGCCTCTGCTTCTTTAAGGGACACAAACAAGGagactgaaactgaaaatgaaacagtTCTCGCCGTCTTGGATGTTCAACATCATTACCTTTTTTATCTCACAGGAATGGTTATGGCTACGTTTACTGCAGCCCTGCAGTGTTGCCTTACGGATTCTACATATGCTGGTGCCTTAATCTGGGTTGCAACATCGGCTGGCTGCTCGTTTGGGACAGAGGGTGAGAATTTCCTTTGGATAAATCTggaatgtattgcagatttattttacttttttacttcaGAACTCATTTGTCTTCTTGCTGTTTTGTGTCCCTGTACTATAGCATAATGATCGCCGCGCTGGTGTTTCTCGTGCTGGTCATCTGCACAAACTACTCCATGATATGCTTCGTCTGCCACGGGCTGCACATTTACGGACCCTGGCTGAAGAAGTACCACAAAGTCGACCTGTGGCTCATCCGTGTGTTGGTGAGTGAGGTTTTTTAAGGGGTTTTTAATGGGTTTTAAGAGAGAGGGAGTCTGTTCCAGAGTCTGGGGCCATGTCACCTCCAGACATTAAGTCTGGTTTTAGAGATACAGAGGGGGCATATACCATTGAgggctttaaaaacaatgaatagaagtttaaaatcaatacaaaaaCAGACTGTGAGCCAGTGGAGCGAAGCGAAGACTaactataattataataacaaccCTGGTGTTGACTCAGTGATTGTCTTTGACTGTATATAATGCTATTTCCGCAGGTTCAAAACGGCGTGATGATCTACACGACGTGGACGACCCTCGCGACTCTCATCAACCTGACCATCGTGCTGACATACGAAGTAAAGATGTCGCCAACGGAGGCCGCCACCGTAGCATACTCCATTTTGACCGCCGTGTTGCTCGTGTGGTCAGTGGCGGGTCTCTTCTCTTGGACGACACACAGAATCTCTGCAGGGTGCCTGAGCGAGACTCtgactctggtgtgtgtgtttttgttggccGATATTTCACAGGTTCCTTTTGGAAAACCTGGTCCTTGACAAACACGTGCGGTACATCCTCATCGTCTACCCTGTTGTGATCTGGGCTCTGTCTGGAAACCTGGACAAAAACTACAACGCAGAATCACCCGGCATCAACGGCATCTTCATTGGTAAATGTACTTTTCATGTCTCGTCAATGAGaaactttcattattttatatattgttttttatagCTGACTGTATTGTTGCCTCTCAGTTGTGCTGCTGGCGGTCGCCTGCGCGCTCTTTGTCGTGAGGATTGTGTTGGTCATTTGGAGACACTTCAAACAGCCGCTCTATGCACACGCCAGCATGGAGGCCCTGGAACCTATGGACATTGCCGAGAAGCAAAAGAAGATATTTTGCTAAATAACCATTGATTTAATGCACTGATGTGTTGTGtcatatattgttgttgttaatagTTCATAATGCCAAATATTTTGGTAAACTCAagcattttgaataaaattCTCCTTACCTAACTTTTAAAATCCAGTCAGTATTGTTGTGAACTTTGGTCGAATGCTCCCTGAACCTTTTATGGCTCTTTTCTAACACCCTGACTCACACGTCTCGATAAGGAGACTTCATAACACCAtggggtcaaccatccaaagcaatAGACAAGCAACATTTAGGTTTGCTGCTCCCTCTGCGTTAgtctcattgaacatttttaaggGGAAATTGGATGACCTGGAGGCAGAAACATCTGGCTGTAGATGTTTTGCCTGAGGCTTTTATTATTGTAGCTGACCTTGAAATGTTTGCAGTTTTGGATGCtaagtgattttaatgtttgtgtccaCCATGtgtttatgcatatatgtatgaCTATGCTGCTGACTGTCTTTGCCAGGACACTCTAGTAAAAGAGATTTTTCATCTCAATGAGtcttttcctggttaaataaaggtttaataaaataaaaactaaaaaaaggtTTAGAAATGAACATATTCGAGGgaacagctcaggttgaacggcTTCAAAGTAAGAGAGGCGagggttgagatggtttggtcacgtgcagaggaaaagaggaagaccacagagaaggatcATGGAGGATACAAGGACataacagggtgagatggaagTTGactccagggttcccacaccaatacatggttgacatcaaattcaaggacttttcgaGGATATTCCAGGACCAAGTCCCTGAAATTCAAGGACCGTGTGTGCTGTACAgtttaagatgggaggacaacttgaAAGAGCacactttaattttattttatatattgatttgcagcactcTCTGCAAGGCCAAGCGATTGTCCTTGGGGATGTTGGGCAAACCACTGTTTTCTAATTTGGAATTTGGCATTTCCCATACATCa
This genomic interval carries:
- the si:ch211-161h7.5 gene encoding uncharacterized protein si:ch211-161h7.5 → MGEHNLPRLAAILLSLVCYAISLVFNGLSAVGIDPYTSTTGNVSAVFDTQITPSGWTFSIWSVIYIWLTAMIIYILSGLCRKNGYGYVYCSPAVLPYGFYICWCLNLGCNIGWLLVWDRGIMIAALVFLVLVICTNYSMICFVCHGLHIYGPWLKKYHKVDLWLIRVLVQNGVMIYTTWTTLATLINLTIVLTYEVKMSPTEAATVAYSILTAVLLVWFLLENLVLDKHVRYILIVYPVVIWALSGNLDKNYNAESPGINGIFIVVLLAVACALFVVRIVLVIWRHFKQPLYAHASMEALEPMDIAEKQKKIFC